In Streptantibioticus cattleyicolor NRRL 8057 = DSM 46488, a genomic segment contains:
- a CDS encoding response regulator — MPQPSGGQPRTPVRVLVVDDEPQIVRALVINLRARKYEVDAAPDGATALQLAAARHPDVVVLDLGLPDMDGTEVIKGLRGWTRVPIIVLSARQASDEKVEALDAGADDYVTKPFGMDELLARLRAAVRRAAPGGDGEEAVTVETDSFTVDLAAKKVNRDGTDVRLTPTEWHLLEVLVRTPGRLVSQKQLLQEVWGPAYGTETNYLRVYMAQLRRKLEADPAHPRHFITEPGMGYRFEP, encoded by the coding sequence ATGCCCCAGCCCTCAGGGGGGCAGCCCCGTACCCCGGTGCGGGTGCTCGTGGTCGACGACGAGCCGCAGATCGTCCGCGCCCTCGTGATCAACCTGCGGGCCCGCAAGTACGAGGTGGACGCCGCCCCCGACGGCGCCACCGCCCTGCAACTGGCCGCCGCCCGCCACCCCGACGTGGTCGTCCTCGACCTCGGCCTGCCCGACATGGACGGCACCGAGGTGATCAAGGGGCTGCGCGGCTGGACCCGGGTGCCGATCATCGTGCTCTCCGCCCGCCAGGCCTCCGACGAGAAGGTCGAGGCGCTCGACGCCGGCGCCGACGACTACGTCACCAAGCCGTTCGGCATGGACGAACTCCTCGCCCGGCTGCGCGCCGCGGTACGCCGCGCCGCCCCGGGCGGCGACGGCGAGGAGGCGGTCACCGTGGAGACCGACTCCTTCACCGTCGACCTGGCCGCCAAGAAGGTCAACCGGGACGGCACCGACGTACGGCTCACCCCCACCGAGTGGCACCTGCTGGAGGTGCTGGTGCGCACCCCCGGCCGGCTGGTCAGCCAGAAACAGCTGCTCCAGGAGGTCTGGGGCCCGGCCTACGGCACCGAGACCAACTACCTGCGCGTCTACATGGCCCAGCTGCGCCGCAAACTCGAAGCCGACCCCGCCCACCCCCGCCACTTCATCACCGAGCCGGGCATGGGCTACCGCTTCGAGCCGTGA
- a CDS encoding OB-fold nucleic acid binding domain-containing protein: MSGATRSGRPSGVFRRFIDRIAPSQEELDSEELRKDTASVGCVRIQDCQDRQVVTVTGTLRTVTLRPRAGVPALEAELFDGTAPLDVVWLGRRNIAGIEPGRRIIASGRIALNRGRRVLFNPKYELRPIGQE; encoded by the coding sequence ATGAGTGGTGCCACCCGTTCGGGCCGTCCGTCCGGCGTCTTCCGCCGGTTCATCGACCGCATCGCCCCGTCCCAGGAGGAGCTGGACTCCGAAGAGCTCCGCAAGGACACCGCCTCGGTCGGCTGCGTCCGGATCCAGGACTGCCAGGACCGCCAGGTCGTCACCGTCACCGGCACGCTGCGCACCGTCACCCTGCGCCCGCGCGCCGGGGTCCCCGCGCTGGAGGCGGAGCTGTTCGACGGCACCGCCCCGCTGGACGTGGTCTGGCTCGGCCGCCGCAACATCGCCGGCATAGAACCCGGACGCAGGATCATCGCCTCCGGCCGGATCGCCCTCAACCGGGGCCGCCGGGTGCTCTTCAACCCCAAGTACGAGCTGCGTCCGATCGGACAGGAGTAG
- a CDS encoding DUF3159 domain-containing protein: MASTNEPTGQIIDEDRRAASKAAADAALLEAFGGVWGMVDTTVPGLVFVAVFTAWHDITTSAVAALALSLVLAVARLVRKQTLKHAFSGVFGIAFGAFFAMLSGNAKNFYLPGMLYTLGLAVAYVISALVRFPLIGVLLGPIMRENLSWRTRNPGRFRAYTRSTWAWGIILLVKSAILFPLYWFGDATQLGWVKVALGIPPFLLAVYLTWIFLAKAPPPIDVIAEMEAAEKAEAGREAA, encoded by the coding sequence GTGGCGTCCACCAACGAACCGACCGGGCAGATCATCGACGAGGACCGGCGCGCCGCCTCCAAGGCGGCGGCCGACGCGGCGCTGCTGGAGGCGTTCGGCGGCGTGTGGGGCATGGTGGACACCACCGTCCCCGGGCTGGTCTTCGTCGCCGTCTTCACCGCCTGGCACGACATCACCACCTCCGCGGTGGCCGCGCTGGCGCTCAGCCTGGTGCTGGCCGTCGCCCGGCTGGTGCGCAAGCAGACCCTCAAGCACGCCTTCAGCGGCGTCTTCGGCATCGCCTTCGGTGCGTTCTTCGCCATGCTGTCGGGCAACGCCAAGAACTTCTACCTGCCCGGCATGCTCTACACCCTGGGTCTGGCGGTGGCCTACGTGATCTCGGCGCTGGTGCGCTTCCCGCTGATCGGGGTGCTGCTCGGGCCGATCATGCGGGAGAACCTCTCCTGGCGTACCCGCAACCCCGGCCGCTTCCGCGCCTACACCCGCTCCACCTGGGCCTGGGGGATCATCCTGCTGGTCAAGTCGGCGATCCTCTTCCCGCTGTACTGGTTCGGCGACGCCACCCAGCTCGGCTGGGTCAAGGTGGCCCTGGGCATCCCGCCGTTCCTGCTCGCGGTCTACCTGACCTGGATCTTCCTGGCCAAGGCGCCGCCGCCGATCGACGTGATCGCCGAGATGGAGGCCGCCGAGAAGGCCGAGGCCGGACGCGAGGCCGCGTAA